A stretch of Rhizobium viscosum DNA encodes these proteins:
- a CDS encoding GNAT family N-acetyltransferase has protein sequence MSTAEKSNQSNPELPMGYSPVPRGKLANAVTCLEMTSRPQLREASNSAGLSLERMRTPDLQTYRQLFRAIGEDWLWVSRLVMADEALKATIGDPLVEIYVLLSDGRQAGMLELDFRQPGQCELVFFGVGKSAIGTGAGRYLMNHALSIAWAHPIERLWVHTCHFDHPNALPFYRRSGFRPYAFMIEVTDDPRLTGVLPRSAAPHVPILE, from the coding sequence ATGAGCACTGCGGAGAAATCAAATCAGTCGAACCCCGAACTGCCCATGGGATATTCGCCGGTTCCCAGGGGCAAGCTTGCAAATGCCGTCACCTGCCTGGAAATGACCAGCAGGCCGCAACTAAGGGAGGCCAGCAATAGCGCCGGGCTTTCCCTGGAAAGGATGCGGACGCCCGATCTGCAGACATATCGGCAGCTTTTCCGGGCGATCGGCGAGGACTGGCTTTGGGTTTCCCGGCTGGTCATGGCTGATGAGGCGCTGAAAGCCACCATCGGCGACCCGTTGGTGGAAATCTACGTGCTGCTCTCGGATGGCCGGCAAGCCGGAATGTTGGAACTTGATTTCCGGCAGCCCGGCCAATGTGAACTGGTCTTCTTCGGGGTCGGAAAAAGCGCCATCGGAACAGGGGCGGGGCGCTATCTGATGAATCATGCTTTGTCCATCGCCTGGGCGCATCCGATCGAGCGGCTCTGGGTCCACACCTGCCATTTCGACCACCCGAACGCGCTGCCGTTTTATCGGCGGTCCGGCTTCAGGCCCTATGCCTTCATGATCGAGGTCACGGATGATCCGCGGTTGACCGGAGTTTTGCCGCGGTCAGCGGCGCCGCATGTGCCAATCCTCGAGTAA
- a CDS encoding GNAT family N-acetyltransferase, with protein sequence MTDGNDIPTTELRRTDRLLLRPPTMEDLQFLTELFARPELVAHRPVPRPDSPEESAARLAKDMAHWQQHSFGRFAVIANGELIGFGGVTVSNEFEGLNLSYHLDPRSWGHGYATELVRGILTFAFEELGARRIIGLVRPANPASRRVLEKCGFGFEGQVMLHGAPTNLYSLLS encoded by the coding sequence ATGACTGACGGCAACGACATCCCGACGACGGAGCTGCGCCGCACCGACAGGCTGCTGCTCCGCCCACCGACGATGGAAGATCTTCAATTTCTGACGGAGCTGTTTGCAAGGCCTGAACTGGTCGCGCACCGGCCCGTGCCTCGGCCGGACAGCCCCGAAGAAAGCGCTGCACGACTGGCGAAGGACATGGCGCATTGGCAACAACACAGTTTTGGCCGCTTTGCAGTCATCGCCAATGGTGAGTTGATCGGCTTTGGCGGGGTGACCGTGTCGAACGAGTTCGAAGGTCTCAACCTCTCCTATCATCTCGATCCCCGAAGCTGGGGTCACGGTTACGCCACCGAACTCGTTCGAGGCATACTGACTTTTGCCTTCGAAGAGCTGGGGGCCCGCCGGATTATCGGGCTGGTGCGCCCGGCCAATCCCGCCTCCCGCCGCGTTCTTGAAAAATGCGGCTTCGGCTTCGAAGGCCAGGTCATGCTCCACGGTGCGCCGACGAACCTCTACAGCCTTCTATCCTGA
- a CDS encoding SDR family NAD(P)-dependent oxidoreductase: MPTDTGPKRYPEMQGKIALVTGGSSGIGLATAQAFAREGATLVIASRNQKRAKQALASLPDGGASWVECDVADGKSVERLISGIVKQHGRIDYAFNNAGSGGRMVPVVSMSEDAWRKSIDGHLTSVFLCMRHQLPVMMRQGGGVIVNNSSVDGLRGYPFPVGAAYAAAKHGVIGLTKSAALEHARDGIRITAICPGWVNTPPVEGFMKKSPEHAKAIIAQTPIGRIATPQEIADGVLWLCSDAASFMLGSPLVLDGGYMS, translated from the coding sequence ATGCCCACTGACACCGGCCCAAAACGTTATCCCGAAATGCAGGGCAAGATTGCCCTCGTCACCGGCGGATCGTCCGGCATCGGCCTTGCAACGGCGCAAGCCTTCGCCCGCGAAGGCGCAACGCTCGTCATCGCCAGTCGCAACCAAAAACGGGCGAAACAGGCGCTTGCGAGCCTGCCGGATGGCGGTGCCAGCTGGGTTGAATGCGACGTGGCCGATGGCAAGTCCGTAGAAAGGCTGATCTCCGGCATCGTCAAGCAACATGGCCGCATCGATTACGCCTTCAACAATGCGGGTAGCGGCGGGCGCATGGTGCCGGTTGTCAGTATGAGCGAAGATGCCTGGCGCAAGTCCATCGATGGCCACCTTACCTCGGTCTTCCTCTGCATGCGCCATCAGCTGCCCGTCATGATGAGGCAGGGAGGCGGCGTCATCGTCAACAATTCCTCGGTTGATGGCCTGCGCGGCTATCCCTTCCCCGTCGGTGCGGCCTATGCTGCCGCCAAACATGGCGTAATTGGCCTGACGAAGAGTGCTGCCCTCGAACATGCCCGCGATGGCATCCGCATCACCGCAATCTGCCCCGGCTGGGTCAACACGCCACCCGTCGAAGGTTTCATGAAGAAGAGCCCTGAACACGCCAAAGCCATCATCGCTCAGACACCGATCGGCCGAATCGCCACGCCGCAGGAGATTGCCGATGGCGTGCTATGGCTTTGTTCGGATGCCGCTTCCTTCATGCTGGGAAGCCCGCTGGTGCTGGATGGCGGCTATATGAGTTGA
- the moaA gene encoding GTP 3',8-cyclase MoaA, protein MNSSVGTIGNASPLVADAAPIIDPFGRAVTYLRVSVTDRCDFRCTYCMAENMTFLPKKDLLTLEELDRLCSAFIAKGVRKIRLTGGEPLVRKNIMHLVRQLGKQIGSGLDELTVTTNGSQLARHAEELYDCGVRRINVSLDTLDPEKFRRITRWGDFAKVMEGIDAAQKAGLKIKLNAVALKDFNEAEMPDMLRFAHGRGMDLTVIETMPMGEIEEDRTDQYLPLSQLRADLAQQFTFTDIDYQTGGPARYVRVEETGGRLGFITPLTHNFCESCNRVRLTCTGTLYMCLGQNDAADLRAALRATEDDGLLHAAIDEAITRKPKGHDFIIDRTHKRPAVARHMSVTGG, encoded by the coding sequence GTGAACAGCAGTGTCGGAACGATTGGCAATGCCTCGCCGCTGGTGGCAGATGCAGCACCGATTATCGACCCTTTCGGTCGTGCGGTCACCTATCTGCGTGTCTCCGTCACCGACCGCTGTGACTTCCGCTGCACCTATTGCATGGCGGAAAACATGACCTTCCTGCCGAAGAAGGATCTGCTCACGCTGGAAGAGCTCGACCGGCTCTGTTCCGCCTTCATCGCCAAGGGCGTGCGCAAGATCCGCCTGACCGGCGGCGAGCCGCTGGTGCGCAAGAATATCATGCATCTGGTGCGCCAGCTCGGAAAGCAGATCGGCTCCGGCCTCGACGAACTGACGGTTACCACCAACGGCTCGCAGCTCGCCCGCCATGCCGAAGAGCTCTATGATTGCGGCGTGCGCCGGATCAATGTTTCGCTCGACACGCTCGATCCGGAAAAATTCCGCAGGATCACCCGCTGGGGCGATTTCGCCAAGGTGATGGAAGGCATCGATGCCGCCCAGAAGGCCGGCTTGAAGATCAAGCTCAATGCCGTGGCGCTGAAGGATTTCAACGAAGCGGAAATGCCCGACATGCTGCGCTTCGCGCATGGCCGCGGCATGGATTTGACCGTCATCGAAACCATGCCGATGGGCGAGATCGAGGAAGACCGTACCGACCAGTACCTGCCGCTCTCCCAGTTGCGCGCCGACCTGGCGCAACAGTTCACCTTCACCGATATCGATTACCAGACCGGCGGCCCTGCCCGCTATGTCCGGGTCGAGGAGACCGGCGGCCGCCTCGGCTTCATCACGCCGCTCACCCATAATTTCTGCGAGAGCTGCAACCGCGTGCGCCTCACCTGCACCGGCACGCTCTACATGTGCCTCGGCCAGAACGACGCCGCCGACCTGCGCGCCGCACTGCGCGCCACCGAAGACGACGGCCTGCTCCATGCGGCGATCGACGAGGCGATCACCCGCAAGCCCAAGGGCCACGACTTCATCATCGACCGCACCCACAAGCGTCCCGCCGTCGCCCGGCATATGAGTGTGACTGGGGGGTGA
- a CDS encoding gamma-butyrobetaine hydroxylase-like domain-containing protein — translation MSDIWPTEIRVSKDRQRLAVSFNDGQSFDLSAELLRVLSPSAEVQGHGPGQKVTVPGKRNVAIISVIPTGNYAVRIGFDDMHDTGIYTWTYLRELGERGFELFSAYEEELKEKGMSREVAERPR, via the coding sequence ATGAGCGATATCTGGCCGACCGAAATCAGGGTCTCGAAAGACCGCCAGAGGCTGGCGGTAAGCTTCAATGACGGGCAGAGCTTCGATCTCTCGGCCGAGCTTCTGCGCGTGCTGTCTCCTTCGGCCGAGGTGCAGGGGCATGGGCCGGGTCAGAAGGTCACGGTGCCGGGCAAGCGCAACGTCGCCATCATTTCCGTCATACCGACCGGCAATTATGCCGTGCGCATCGGTTTCGACGACATGCACGATACCGGCATCTACACATGGACCTATCTGCGCGAACTCGGCGAACGCGGCTTCGAGCTCTTCTCGGCCTATGAGGAAGAGCTGAAGGAAAAAGGGATGAGCCGTGAGGTGGCCGAACGGCCGCGGTAG
- a CDS encoding low temperature requirement protein A, whose product MTQTHNKSWLRAHGHTGSRVTFLELFFDLVFVFSVSQLSHALFAHYTPLGAIEAALMMFAVWWVWIFTAWATNWLDPERMPVRSMLIALMLLGLVLSASIPEAFGEKGLLFASAYVLMQVGRSAFTTYAMRASGRSATINFVRITTYFAVAGVFWIAGGFLEHEARLICWVIALLIEYSGPALGFAVPGLGKSRTEEWDVSGAHMAERCALFIIICLGEAILVSGRTFSEMEFSVMTGVVFLIGFVGTVAMWWLYFRFGHQRAAHRIEHEDTPGSLARQAFTYAHIPILAGIIVHAVAVEFMFEHPHETGNLAVAASVLGGSDLFLIGNLWFKGATSGRLPLSHLAGIVILILCAFLAPFMQVYVMGILAALVLIIVAAWEYKSLTRGPAGPALH is encoded by the coding sequence ATGACGCAAACGCATAACAAGAGCTGGCTGCGAGCCCACGGGCATACCGGCAGCAGGGTCACATTCCTGGAACTCTTCTTCGATCTCGTTTTCGTCTTTTCCGTCTCCCAGCTCTCCCACGCACTCTTTGCGCATTATACGCCGCTCGGCGCTATCGAAGCGGCGCTGATGATGTTTGCCGTCTGGTGGGTGTGGATCTTCACCGCCTGGGCGACGAACTGGCTCGATCCGGAGCGCATGCCGGTGCGCTCCATGCTGATCGCGCTGATGCTGCTCGGCCTCGTGCTGTCGGCTTCCATTCCCGAAGCCTTCGGCGAGAAGGGCCTGCTGTTTGCCTCAGCCTATGTGCTGATGCAGGTCGGCCGCTCGGCCTTTACCACCTATGCGATGCGGGCTTCCGGCCGTTCGGCAACGATCAATTTCGTGCGCATCACCACCTATTTTGCCGTTGCCGGCGTGTTCTGGATCGCGGGCGGCTTTCTGGAGCATGAGGCACGGCTGATCTGCTGGGTGATCGCGTTGCTTATCGAATATTCCGGGCCGGCTCTCGGTTTTGCAGTGCCCGGCCTCGGCAAATCCAGGACGGAGGAGTGGGACGTCTCTGGCGCCCATATGGCGGAGCGTTGTGCACTCTTCATCATCATCTGCCTGGGCGAAGCGATCCTCGTATCCGGCCGCACCTTTTCTGAAATGGAATTCTCGGTCATGACCGGTGTGGTCTTCCTGATCGGCTTTGTCGGCACGGTCGCGATGTGGTGGCTCTATTTCCGCTTCGGCCATCAGCGGGCGGCGCATCGAATCGAGCACGAGGATACGCCCGGAAGCCTCGCGCGGCAGGCCTTCACCTATGCGCATATACCGATCCTGGCCGGCATCATCGTGCATGCCGTGGCGGTGGAATTCATGTTCGAACATCCGCATGAGACCGGCAATCTCGCGGTCGCGGCCTCCGTCCTCGGCGGCTCGGACCTCTTCCTGATCGGCAATCTCTGGTTCAAGGGAGCAACCAGCGGCCGCCTGCCGCTCTCCCATCTCGCCGGCATCGTGATCCTGATCCTCTGCGCTTTCCTGGCACCCTTCATGCAGGTCTATGTGATGGGCATTCTGGCGGCGTTGGTGCTGATCATCGTCGCGGCCTGGGAGTACAAATCGCTAACGCGCGGGCCGGCTGGGCCGGCTCTGCACTAG
- a CDS encoding MarR family winged helix-turn-helix transcriptional regulator has product MNKNQSLPWDHPRFRSWIAVARACQLMQQSLARALSDLDIKPPHLDILINLYRFEGISQQELARKLLVGRSNMSMLLPQMEKRGLILRRDDERDKRVLRLHLTSEGRKLTEEAMAIQTGLIERTLSSEPIEQCMATADSMERIIGVLLQDLRDED; this is encoded by the coding sequence ATGAACAAAAATCAATCCCTACCCTGGGATCACCCGCGTTTTCGCAGCTGGATCGCGGTGGCTCGCGCCTGCCAGCTCATGCAACAGTCTCTGGCGCGCGCGCTATCCGATCTCGATATCAAGCCGCCGCATCTCGATATCCTCATCAATCTCTACCGCTTCGAAGGCATTTCGCAGCAGGAACTGGCGCGCAAGTTGCTCGTCGGCCGCTCCAATATGAGCATGCTCCTGCCGCAGATGGAAAAGCGCGGCCTGATCCTGCGCCGCGACGACGAGCGCGACAAGCGCGTGCTGCGCCTGCACCTGACATCAGAGGGCCGCAAGCTGACCGAAGAGGCCATGGCCATCCAGACCGGCCTCATCGAACGCACGCTGTCATCAGAGCCGATCGAGCAATGCATGGCAACCGCCGATTCGATGGAGCGCATCATCGGCGTGTTGCTGCAGGATCTGCGCGACGAGGACTAG
- a CDS encoding alpha/beta hydrolase, with protein sequence MAKFVLEVTRLGFSLMQTVSPHLAGEAAFRLFCRTPSVKPKGGKAKAAHAAGVARLAGAERFLLPVEGRRAHAYRLNGGAIGRRKRYLVTHGWGSGMTYMADLVTMLADTGAEVIGLDFPGHGRAGGRFLHMGLAVKAIAAAEARFGRFDAVIGHSFGGAALMVSASAILPDVKPVSAERMVLIGSPSEMQWLFTDFGRMLRLKPSAQAALENVVQRITGRRLEDFDAGKTAAGIGKPVLVIHAEDDKEVSAAHARRYAASGGQVRLSWANGFGHRRIISAAPVLGKVAAFLAEEDIKKPAEIIPIFELPARRASV encoded by the coding sequence ATGGCAAAATTTGTGCTGGAGGTCACGCGCCTCGGATTTTCGCTCATGCAAACCGTTTCCCCGCATCTTGCCGGCGAAGCGGCCTTCCGGCTGTTCTGTCGAACGCCGTCCGTCAAGCCGAAGGGCGGGAAGGCAAAGGCGGCGCATGCGGCGGGTGTTGCCAGGCTTGCAGGCGCGGAACGCTTCCTGTTGCCGGTCGAGGGCAGGCGCGCCCATGCCTACCGGCTGAATGGCGGGGCAATCGGGCGGCGCAAGCGTTACCTCGTCACGCATGGCTGGGGCTCCGGCATGACCTATATGGCCGATCTGGTGACGATGCTGGCCGATACCGGCGCGGAAGTGATCGGGCTCGATTTTCCCGGCCACGGTCGCGCTGGCGGACGCTTCCTGCATATGGGATTGGCGGTTAAGGCGATTGCGGCGGCGGAAGCGCGTTTCGGCCGCTTCGATGCCGTCATCGGCCATTCCTTCGGCGGCGCTGCGCTCATGGTCTCCGCCTCCGCCATACTGCCGGACGTAAAACCCGTTTCTGCCGAGCGCATGGTGCTGATCGGTTCGCCCAGCGAAATGCAATGGCTGTTTACCGATTTCGGCCGGATGCTGCGGCTGAAGCCGTCTGCGCAGGCGGCGCTCGAGAATGTCGTGCAGCGTATCACCGGTCGGAGACTTGAGGATTTCGACGCAGGAAAAACCGCCGCAGGCATCGGCAAGCCGGTGCTGGTCATCCATGCCGAGGACGACAAGGAGGTCAGCGCGGCCCATGCGCGGCGTTATGCGGCCTCTGGCGGGCAGGTGCGGTTGTCCTGGGCGAACGGTTTTGGCCACCGGCGCATCATCTCGGCCGCCCCTGTTCTTGGCAAAGTCGCGGCGTTTCTGGCTGAGGAAGATATCAAAAAACCTGCTGAGATCATTCCGATTTTTGAGCTTCCGGCACGCCGCGCATCGGTGTAG
- a CDS encoding pyridoxamine 5'-phosphate oxidase family protein, giving the protein MKIISTIEELNEIYGAGLSQASVDKVTKRLTPLYRHMIEISPFTALATVGPEGLDCSPRGDIGGVVRIIDDTTLHLPDWRGNNRVDSLSNIVRDPRLSLMFLIPGSNTVMRINGRGVVSNDEALLESFEMDGKHPRTVVVISIVEVYFQCARAVMRAELWNAEHFVDPGSLPTPGQMLKDATGDFDHETYDREWPVRATKTMW; this is encoded by the coding sequence ATGAAGATCATCAGCACTATCGAAGAACTCAACGAAATCTATGGCGCGGGCCTGTCGCAGGCATCCGTCGACAAGGTGACGAAACGGCTGACACCGCTCTACCGCCATATGATCGAGATCTCGCCCTTTACGGCGCTTGCGACCGTCGGCCCGGAAGGGCTCGACTGTTCGCCGCGCGGCGATATCGGCGGCGTGGTGCGCATCATCGACGACACGACATTGCATCTTCCCGACTGGCGTGGCAACAACCGCGTCGATTCGCTTTCCAACATCGTACGTGATCCACGCCTGTCGCTGATGTTCCTCATTCCCGGCTCGAATACTGTAATGCGCATCAACGGCCGCGGCGTGGTGTCCAATGACGAGGCGCTGCTTGAGAGTTTCGAGATGGACGGCAAACATCCGCGCACCGTTGTCGTCATCAGCATCGTCGAGGTTTATTTCCAGTGCGCGCGTGCGGTGATGCGCGCCGAACTCTGGAATGCCGAGCATTTCGTTGACCCGGGCAGCCTGCCGACGCCCGGCCAGATGCTGAAAGATGCGACGGGTGATTTCGACCATGAGACTTATGATCGCGAGTGGCCGGTGCGGGCTACCAAGACGATGTGGTGA